A genomic window from Diospyros lotus cultivar Yz01 chromosome 2, ASM1463336v1, whole genome shotgun sequence includes:
- the LOC127795870 gene encoding uncharacterized protein LOC127795870, whose translation MDKKKVAAPLVCHGHSRPVVDLFYSPVTPDGFFLISASKDSTPMLRNGETGDWIGTFEGHKGAVWSCCLDTNALRAASGSADFTAKLWDALTGDELHSFEHKHIVRACAFSQDTVLLLTGGVEKILRIFDLNRPDAPPREADSSPGSVRTVAWLHGDQTILSSCTDIGGVRLWDLRSGKIVLTLETNSPVTSAEVSQDGRYITTADGATVKFWDANHFGLLKSYDMSYNVESASLEPKLGNKFIAGGEDMWVHVFDFHTGEEIGCNKGHHGPVHCVRFSPGGESYASGSEDGTIRIWQTGPSHHDSSQNEASSNGPVEKLKVAAADD comes from the exons ATGGATAAGAAAAAAGTTGCAGCTCCGCTCGTTTGCCACGGGCATTCTCGCCCTGTGGTCGATTTATTCTACAGCCCAGTTACACCGGACGGTTTCTTCCTCATCAGTGCCAGCAAGG ATTCCACACCTATGCTAAGAAATGGAGAAACTGGAGACTGGATTGGAACCTTCGAAGGACATAAAGGTGCAGTCTGGAGTTGCTGCCTTGATACTAATGCTCTACGTGCTGCATCTGGATCTGCTGATTTTACTGC GAAATTGTGGGATGCATTAACTGGAGATGAATTGCACTCTTTTGAGCACAAGCATATTGTTCGGGCTTGTGCTTTCTCCCAG GATACTGTCCTCCTCCTCACTGGTGGTGTTGAAAAAATACTTCGCATCTTTGACCTAAATAGACCAGATGCACCTCCAAGGGAAGCTGATAGTTCTCCTGGTTCTGTAAGAACTGTTGCATGGCTCCATGGTGATCAGACTATCTTAAGTTCATGCACTGATATTGGTGGTGTGAG GTTATGGGACTTGAGAAGTGGCAAGATTGTTCTTACTCTTGAGACTAATTCTCCTGTAACCAGTGCTGAGGTGAGTCAGGATGGCCGCTATATAACTACTGCAGATGGGGCTACAGTTAAATTTTGGGATGCAAATCA TTTTGGATTGTTGAAGAGCTATGACATGTCTTACAATGTAGAATCGGCTTCATTGGAGCCAAAGCTTGGTAATAAGTTCATTGCTGGAGGAGAAGACATGTGGGTTCATGTTTTTGATTTCCATACTGGTGAAGAGATTG GGTGCAACAAGGGTCACCACGGTCCTGTGCACTGCGTGCGTTTCTCACCCGGGGGGGAGTCCTATGCCTCGGGATCAGAAGATGGAACTATCAGGATATGGCAGACCGGTCCATCCCATCACGACAGCAGCCAGAACGAGGCATCTTCAAATGGTCCAGTAGAGAAGTTGAAGGTTGCAGCAGCCGATGACTGA